From Candidatus Poribacteria bacterium, one genomic window encodes:
- a CDS encoding DUF2283 domain-containing protein, giving the protein MIYFEKEDILHLAISEEPESASLELSPNITAELNSDGELIGIEILNASIFIRDSILESAHAKMLSLPKIQST; this is encoded by the coding sequence ATGATCTATTTTGAGAAAGAGGATATATTGCATCTGGCGATTTCTGAGGAACCAGAAAGTGCCAGTCTGGAACTCAGTCCCAATATCACCGCCGAATTGAACAGCGACGGTGAACTCATCGGTATTGAAATTCTAAATGCTAGTATCTTCATTCGGGATTCGATTTTAGAGTCCGCTCACGCAAAAATGCTATCACTCCCCAAAATCCAATCCACCTAA